The Oncorhynchus nerka isolate Pitt River linkage group LG15, Oner_Uvic_2.0, whole genome shotgun sequence genome contains the following window.
CGAAGtggcttgcctcgaagcgagagCGTAGAAGGCGTTTAGCTCGTTTGGTAGGCTTGGGTCACTGGGTAGCTtgcagctgggtttccctttgtaatctgtaatagtttgcaagccctgccacatctgacaagcatcagagccggtgtagtaggattcaatcttagtcctgtaatgACGCTTTGCATGTTTGATGGTTTTTCGCAGGGCATAGCGTtgtttcttataagcatccggattagtttcccgctccttgaaagcggcagctctagaatttagctcagtgcggatattgcctgtaatccatggcttctggttgggatatggaCAGTCATATGAATAAGAAGTACACCCCCTACAAATGTGTCTTTTTTTTATTACATATTTGAACAGATGGATATGTAATCCTTATTTCAACACCATTGAAAGAAAGGTAATCTAATTTAACAAATTACACTGGAAGATATACTTTGCAATCATTTATTAATCAAAAATCTACAGAAATTCAATTCCATAGTGTGGAAAAAATGAGTACACCCCTAGCTTAATTAGCTGATGTTGCCCCCTTTGGCTGAAATAACTTAATGTAGCCATTTCTTGTAACTGTCTATCAGTCTCTTACATCGACTGGGAGGAATTTTTGCCCACTCCTTATAATACTGATACAACTGTGTCACGTTTGAGGGCTTTCTTGCATGCAAGGCCCACTTCAAGTCCCCCCACGGCATTTCGAcaggattgagatctgggctttgaCTCGGGCACATTCCATAACCCTCCATTTCTTCTTATTGAGCCATTCTGTTGTAGCTTTGCTTGTGtgtggatcattgtcctgttccAAGATCCATGTCCGGTTCAGCTTCAGCTTTATGACAGATGGCCTCACATTCTTCTCAAGAATTCTCTGGTACAATACGGAATTCATGGTTGAGTCAATGATGGTAAGTTGGCCAGGCCCTGAGGcagaaaagcagccccaaaccataagGCCACCGCCTCCATGCATTATGGTTGGTATGAGGTTATTCTGTTCAAAGATAGTTTCGTTTTCGACAAACATGGCATCTGGCATTGCAGCCAAACAACTCCACCTTTAATTCATCTGTCCAGAGCACATTGTTCCAGTAGTTTTGTACTTACCCAGGTGTTGTCTGGTAAACGTCAGTCTTGTCTTGATATACTCTTTTgagagcagaggcttcttccttcCTGACCAACCATGTAAGGCCAGTTGACTCATGCACTGACATTGATTGTGGCAAGAGAGGCCTGCAGATCCCTTGATGTTACCCTGGGGTTCTTAGAGACTTCTATGAGCATCTTTCGGTCAGCTCTTGGGTTGAATTTGGTGGGACCCACCTGTCCTAGGTAGATTACCAGTGGTCTGCAATTTTCTCCATTTGTGGATGATCTGTCGGAAAGTGTAATGATGTACTTCGAATTGCTTGGAAATGGATTTGTAACCCCTCCCTGACTCATGGGCATCAACAATCTTTCTTCTGAGGGCCTCGGATAGGTATTTTGATCTTGGcatgatgtttattttttttattatttttttaaataggccACGAtcgcaaagtaattacaatatagcaattaaacactggaatggtaggatgtgcagaagatgaatgtgcaagttgagatactggggtgcaaaggagcaagataaataaataaataaataaatacagtatggggatgaggtagattggatgggctatttacagatgagctatgtacaggtgcagtgatctatgagctgctctgacagaagtctccagcttcagagatttttgcagttcgttccagtcattggcagcagagaactggaaggagaggcggccaaaggaagaattggctttgggggtgaccagtgagatatacctgctggggtgcgtgctacgggtgggtgctgctatggtgaccagtgagctgagataaggcggggcattagctagcagagacttgtagatgacctggagccagtggatttggcaaTAAGTATGAagggagggccagccaacgagatcatacaggttgcagtggtgggtagtatatggggctttggtgacaaaacggatggcactgtgatagactgcatccaatttgttcagtggagtgttggaggctattttgtaaatgacatcgccgaagttgaggattggtaggatggtcagttttacgagggtatttttggcagcatgagtgaaggatgctttgttgcgaaataggacgccgattctagatttaattttggattggagatgtataagagtttacagtctaaccagacacctagatatttgtagttgtccacatattctaagtctgaaccgtccagagtagtgatgctggatgggcgggcagcgatcggttgaagaacatgcatttagttttacttgcatttaagagcagttggaggccacagaaggagagttgtatggcattgatgctcatctggaggttaattaacagtgtccaacgaagggccagaggtatacagaatggtatcgtctgcgtAGATCAAACAATCACCtgcagcgagagcgacatcattgatgtatacagagaagagagttggcccgagaatttaaccctgtggcacccccatagagactgccaccggacaacaggccttccgatttgacacactgaactctatctgagaagtagttggtgaaccaaaagaggcaatcatttgagaaaccaaggctgttgagtctgccaataagaatgttgtgattgacagtgtcgaaagccttagccaggtcggtgaatatggctgcacagtagtgtctcttattgatggcggttatgatatggcggttatgatatcgtttaggaccttgaggtgcacccatggcagctctgaaaccaggttgcatagcggagaaggtacggtgagattcgaaatggtcggtaatctgtttgttaacttgacttTCAAAGACCttggaaaggcagggtagaatagatatagatctgtagcagtttgggtcttgagtgtctccccatttgaagaggggaatgaccgcggcagctttccaatctatgggaatctcagacgatacgaaagagagtttgaacagactagtaataggggttgcaatcatttcggcagataattttagaaagatagGGTCCAgatctagcccagctgatttgtaggggtccagattttgcagctctttaagAACATCAGctctctggatttgggtgaaggagaagtgggggaggtttgggcgagttgctgtggggagcgcagggctgttgactggggtaggggtagccaggtggaaagcatggccagctgtagaaaaatgcttattgaaatgctcaattattgtggatttatcggtagagacagtgtttcctaacctcagTGCTgttggcagctgggaggaggtgctcttattctccatggactttacagtgtcccagaatgtTTTTGAGTGTTGAGTGATGTGTTACCACACATCCATATGGTTAATACCAAACCAGACAAAGGTTCTAATTTTATGGAAGGCTGGACCTTCCCAACTTACTCTCTAATGATTTTCTAATAATTTGCACCTGATTCTAATGTTAGCCATTTTATGAggctggcccactcaaggacattcagagacttattccgaagccactcctgcattgtcttggttgtgtgcttagggtcctgTTTTAAAGATGAAACTCagagatcctgagcgctctggagcaggttttcatcaaggacctctctgtactttactctgttcatctttctcttGATCCCGACTAGTcaccagtccctgccactgaaaaacatccccacagcatgattctgccaccaccatgcttcaccgtagggatggtgccaggtttccttcagacgtgatgtttggcattcaggacaaagagttcaatcttggtttcatcagaccagataatcttgtttctcatagtcagagtcctttaggtgccttttggtaaactccaagtgggctgtcacgtgccttttacggaggagtggcttccgtctggccactctaccataaagtcccggttggtggagtgctgcagagacggttgtccttctggaaggttctcccatctccacagaggaactctggagctctgtcagagtaaacaccgggttcttggtcacctccctgacaaaggcccttctcccccaattgctcagtttggcaaggaagccagctctaggaagagtgttggtggttccaaacttcttccatttaagaatgatgcagAACattgtgttctttgggaccttcaatgctgcagacattttttggtacctttccccagatctgtgcctcgacacaatcctgtcttggagctctaccgacaattcctttgtcctcatggcttggtttttgtgctgacaactgtgagaccttatatagacatgggtgtgcctttccagatcatgtccaatcaatagaatttaccacagttggacttcaatcaagttgtagaaacatctcaaggatgatgaatagaaacaagatgcacctgagctcaatttttagtctcatagcaaagggtctgaatatttatgtaaataaggtatttcagttgtttattttgaatacatttgcaaaaattcctAAAACCTGTTATCGCATTGTCATTATGttgaattgtgtgtagattgataaggaataaaaaaaataaacaaattgtaataaggctgtaacgtaacaaaatgtggaaaaagtgaatgggtctgaatactttccgaatgcattgtaagTGTGATATTTCAgtagttatttttttaaataaatttgctCAATatttttcgaatgcactgtatcccaaccaaaagccatggtttacaggcaacatccgcactgagctaaaggctagagctgccgctttcaaggagcgggacactaatcctgACACTTATATGAAATGCCGCTATGACCTCTGATGAGCCATCAAAcatgcaaagcgtcaatacaggactaagatcgaatccagCCTCAAGTTGCCGAATGCTCCCGAGACTAACAGACGAGTTAAATGCCTTCTACGCTCACTTTGAAGCAAGCATCACTGAACCATGTGTGAGAGCACTAGCAGTTCCAGACGACAGTGTTATCTGGCTTTCCGTAGCTGATTTGAGTAAGCCCTTTAAACAGGTTGACATTCACAAGGCCTCGgtgccagacagattaccaggacgctTAATCAGAGTATGTGCTGACCAGCTGCCGGTTGTTTTCACTGGCATTTTCAACCTCCccttgacccagtctgtaataactagacattttaagcagaccaccatcgtccctgtgcccaagaacgccaaggtaacccttgtcaaagactccagccacccaagtcacagaCTGTCTTCTCCGCTTCCATGCGGCAAGCgataccgatgcaccaagtccataagactactaaatatactgaacaagaatataaatgcaacatgtaaagtgctggtgcCATCTTTTATAAGCTGGttataaaagatcccagaaatgttccatacacacaaaaagcttattactcaagttgagggagcatgcaattggcatgctgactgcaggaatgtccaccagagctgttgccagagaatgaaatgttaatttctctaccataagccacttccaatgtcgttttagagaattctacgtccaactggcctcacgaccacagaccacgtgtaaccacaccagcccacgACCTCCACATCTAACTTCTTCACCTGTGGAATCACCAGACCAGCCACCCTGAAAGCTGATGAAACTgatgagtatttatgtctgtagaACTCTTTCTTGTTGGCTGGGTCtgactcccaagtgggtgggcctatgccccccCAGGCccacccagtcatgtgaaatccatagattagggcctaataaattTATTTTAattcactgatttccttatatgaactcagCAAAATCGTtctatgttgcgtttatatttttgttcagtatagttaactAAATAGCTACCCGaactatctgcactgaccctttttgcactaactattTTGACTCATTACattcgctgctgctactgtttatctatcctgttgcctagtcatttacccctacctatgtacatatctacctcaattacctcgtacctctgcacatcgacttggtactggtaccctgagtatatagccaagttatcatttcTCATTGTgcttttattccttgtgttattattataatattttttttctctgcattgttgggaagggcccatatgtaataatttcactgttagtcttgtAAGTTCCCCAGCAAGTTAACCAAATAGTGTCGCTCAAATAGAAGGGGGAACTTACAAAGCGTTACTGACCAACAACCAAAACAAAGCAGTTTTTAGCAggttttaggaggggttctgaaagacactcatgggggtgtccactgaaagttgactagcaacaacaactggaacctaaaagacacccaccctTCTTAATTAACAcccgcccacttaacccggaagccagtcgtTTAATCTGTCATATTGTGTCTGGCTCTGCCAAAAGGAACACAGGTGTGCTCAGTGGCAGTGAACTCATAGCTATTCTAAACACATAGATATTGAGTTTCATTGAGTGTGCTCTTTTCCCCTCACCTCATACTCATATTCATGCTTTAAATCGTGTATTGGGTGAGAGGTAAATGGTCCGTTCATTTAAGTTTCACCAAATTGGTGGCAGAGGTTTCCAAGCGGCAGTTTTTCTTTGGCAGGTTCAAGTTGATGCTTTTCTCAAGCACACTTTCCAGTCATTAATTCTGTGGCAGTGTTGCATGAAGGATTGTCTATTCAACTGCCTCCATCAGTTCATGTATAATTAGAGTACAACTTCAACAAGATTTGACCAAGGAAAGTATATAGTGTACTGTATTCTACGACATGAAAAGTGTGTGCTGTACACACAATCTAAATAATTTTTACGGATGGGTTACTTCCCAAAGGATaaggtgtgtgttgctgtgtaccTGTGAAGATTGCCATATGACCTGTCCAGTGGTTGCCATGGTGAGTGCTGGGCTGTGAGGTCGTTGTTTATGGGGTGGGTGTGTCTACGGCCTGCGTGTCTTTCAACAGATAGGGATATAGTAACAGTGATTAACCATGACTACAATGCTATTGTCTAGGCATAAAGCACACACAGCCTGAGGGTAACACATCTATTTCTGTGGAGGAACGTGAACCTGAGGCCACACAGGGCACAGCTCTCTATTCCCAGCCCCAGGTGCTACTTAGTGCATCATGGATAAATAATATGCTGTCCTCTGATGACACAGAGCAGATGCCAGCTACAGGACCTCTGAAAGACAGTATTACTGTACGCATCagcagtttagtttagtttagtttattaattcgaccatttaaaaaaaaacaagcacacataaaacttAAAAGCCATACATGCACATTAATAAAATCATTGAGGAcaacacacaataaagtctgggacttatttccattgtggtcctcttgagacaagatggctaTACAAGATCGAACACAGTATGGCagtgaaataataaaacaaaaatgtagaagaacatctatctcatcattccAGTTACATCATAGGGGTTATTCTTATGGGCACAGAGGACATCAAACATATGTTTGCTTTATTTTtaaagctgcccagagaggacgttGTTTTTATAGGCAGGAGCAACTCATTCCATTCTGAGGCTCCAGTATACAAGAAAGTACCTTTCACAGCATTACTCCTGAACCTGTATGTACACAGCACCTGTATGTACACAGCACAATCACAgcaccaggggcctgttgcacaaaagtagaattaagacatccgggataaatgactcagctgagctcaatgaagccaaaacatgtgcgtccaggcttaattggttgcacaaagaccaagccaggatgagcagacacggattcattaagccaggtgaaaccaatcctggataggtgcgcgctcacggctcactcaaatagaccccgccacagatcacagattaactgatttaccatggcaactagagccgcgtacttttccccgtcggaagcacaaatcctcatggaggcatacgaggaggtaaaagatataattaagaagaaaggcaacaccgccacagtgataaagcaaagagaaaaagcgtggcaaagtattgcagaccgcctgaatgcgtaagtagtgcacaattacacactcaccgctcccgctgaaacatcacaattacaattcaaatatttaattcacatctccaaaaatgcagttgtactgtaattatgaaacggttaaatttttaattgaaatccactgcagatatgagtgaaattgtgtaaagtaactccatcacactgtataaagctatgataaatttttttgatatttttactgaaaacaagacaaaaataccaagtaatttttgcagtgtgactccattaaatgtgtgtgtgtgtgtgtgtgtgtgtgtgtgtgtgtgtgtgtgtgtgtgtgtgtgtagattaaacatgaacgggccaaaacggacatggcagcaggtcaaaatcaaatacaagaacattctgcagaatggtatggtccctgactaatatttaacaaagcacaagcatatattgtacccagaaggtgcctgctcacacattgtctgtactgttttagcagtgaaaagaatacccacagacaaggcacgggtggtgggtcaccaaaggctgaccttaccccagcagaggacatggccttggagctaaataaaggcaggcccgtcttagaggggatccctggggggaaagagacgagcataggttcctcccaagatgccacccgcttcattcaaggtatgtccttccatctctacatgggatacaaccacattcatattgaatcaatttggactgtctgactttggtttacctattgccttgcagtgcctggcagcactgtgttcctgttagagccaccagcacaagcaccagacgatgctgatccagtgagtactccatcaaaggcatactgtaggcctggcatgtcttgtctactagcttcaatatgaatccgattaaatgtgatagggtgaaggccccagtgcagcagcaacagcacatgatggagacgatgatgaggaggagaccatctctctggattccagaaggcatgaggtatcatgttaagactgtgaaagtactatttactctacaatggtgaggagtcctcatcaaaatcaaaaaatctaatttcttttacaggacccagatgctatacagtgggaaaaccagcctggcaacatagtgcgtattaataaaaggacaccacatcctgccaaattccagctgcgctaattgtattgtgttcacagagctcacaagctatcagaaagttgtatggcaaccacctccggcgccaaatagaactggcagacatagacattcagtacaagaagaaaaagatggaaaatcttgcactggagtccgaaataaaaaagaggacaattaggaaactggaccttgaaataaaaaaacttgagagggaggtgagatatgccttcactgtatgctaactgtaacacaaatgtattaatcattatttttctttcctccccagctccaagaagatgacacagctcaaaataaaaattaggtatattctcgtaaagtcaagtgagccatgacatatgagctctttgtgagcacacaggacggtggcatctttctaaggttttttttattttcccagcaatcagtacaaccaagtcatcgttataaggcatcgcctcTTTGCccaccccccagcaccaggtgtggccactagcctatatgaaggcccaaaattgtgtgttcctttctgctctgacaatggcatgcccattcgtgcgagatgtggtggatgaagacgcacttgtgctgaggagagccttcaggcgagaaagggtcttcagggaccggttgacccactggccttccctgatgaccatctatatgaaagatacaggttttctgcagatggcatcaggtatctatgcagactactgggtcccaggattaagcaccgcactgcacggagccatgcactgagtgtggagcaaatggtttgtgtggccttgcgctttttgctagtggagccttcctgtactcagtgggggatgctgaacaaggccacaatttgccgcacaataaggagtgtgtgtctggctatcaaagcattagcagatgtcttcatctccttccctggccacagaagactctgtg
Protein-coding sequences here:
- the LOC135560245 gene encoding uncharacterized protein LOC135560245, whose product is MAAGQNQIQEHSAECSEKNTHRQGTGGGSPKADLTPAEDMALELNKGRPVLEGIPGGKETSIGSSQDATRFIQVPGSTVFLLEPPAQAPDDADPGEGPSAAATAHDGDDDEEETISLDSRRHEDPDAIQWENQPGNISSQAIRKLYGNHLRRQIELADIDIQYKKKKMENLALESEIKKRTIRKLDLEIKKLERELQEDDTAQNKN